One genomic region from Pseudoduganella dura encodes:
- a CDS encoding adenylyltransferase/cytidyltransferase family protein produces the protein MPQFEDKICSREQLRARVAALPKPVVVTNGVFDILHRGHVTYLAQARALGAALVVAANTDASVKRLGKGDDRPLNTLDDRMAVLAALESVALVVPFDEDTALEVVLEARPEIYAKGGDYDMTAIPEGQAVLAYGGKAVAIDFEHDRSTSKLLAKVREFSSAGS, from the coding sequence ATGCCCCAGTTCGAAGACAAGATCTGCTCCCGTGAACAACTGCGCGCCCGCGTTGCCGCGCTGCCCAAGCCCGTGGTGGTGACCAACGGCGTGTTCGACATCCTGCACCGCGGCCACGTCACCTACCTCGCGCAGGCGCGCGCGCTGGGCGCCGCGCTGGTGGTGGCCGCCAATACCGATGCTTCCGTCAAGCGCCTGGGCAAGGGCGACGACCGCCCCCTCAATACGCTGGACGACCGGATGGCCGTGCTGGCCGCGCTCGAGTCGGTGGCCCTGGTGGTGCCGTTCGACGAGGACACGGCGCTCGAAGTGGTGCTGGAAGCGCGCCCGGAAATCTACGCCAAGGGCGGCGACTACGACATGACGGCGATTCCGGAAGGGCAGGCGGTGCTGGCCTATGGCGGCAAGGCCGTGGCGATCGACTTCGAGCACGACCGCTCGACCAGCAAACTGCTGGCCAAGGTGCGCGAATTCAGTTCTGCAGGATCGTGA
- a CDS encoding DUF883 family protein, whose translation MDQTTNNTNTSKTANDVIEARDRLVGDLKTAISDAEQWLRGAAGGNGADLGEVKSRLQEKLRTAKEDLLKVEDTVLAKSKAAAQCADTYVHDNPWRAVVIGGVVGLLAGVIISRD comes from the coding sequence ATGGATCAGACGACGAACAACACGAACACCAGCAAGACCGCCAACGACGTGATCGAGGCGCGCGACCGCCTGGTAGGCGACCTGAAGACCGCGATCAGCGATGCGGAGCAATGGCTGCGCGGCGCGGCCGGCGGCAATGGCGCGGACCTGGGCGAAGTAAAATCCAGACTGCAGGAAAAACTGCGCACCGCCAAGGAAGACCTGCTGAAAGTCGAAGACACCGTGCTGGCCAAGTCGAAGGCCGCGGCACAGTGCGCCGACACCTACGTGCACGATAATCCGTGGCGCGCCGTGGTCATCGGTGGCGTCGTCGGGCTGCTGGCCGGCGTGATCATCTCGCGCGACTGA
- a CDS encoding DUF421 domain-containing protein, whose product MFDMDLPWWEFIARGAIVYCFLLLMVRITGKRTIGQFTPFDLLIVMLLSEAVSNSMTGGDESLPGGLIIATTLIVLNVAIAVASSRSRKIADLVDGRPVLLGRDGTIYDDVVKKCRMSAGDVEQALREADCPLHKMKCAFLEADGKITILQN is encoded by the coding sequence ATGTTCGACATGGACCTGCCATGGTGGGAATTCATCGCGCGTGGCGCCATCGTCTACTGTTTCCTGTTGCTGATGGTGCGCATCACGGGCAAGCGCACGATCGGCCAGTTCACACCGTTCGACCTGCTGATCGTGATGCTGCTGTCCGAGGCGGTGTCGAATTCCATGACGGGAGGCGATGAGTCGCTGCCGGGCGGCCTGATCATTGCCACCACGCTGATCGTGCTGAACGTGGCCATCGCGGTCGCCTCATCGCGCAGCCGGAAGATCGCCGACCTGGTCGACGGCCGCCCCGTGCTGCTGGGCCGCGACGGCACGATCTACGATGATGTCGTCAAGAAGTGCCGCATGTCGGCGGGCGATGTCGAGCAGGCGCTGCGCGAGGCCGATTGCCCGCTCCACAAGATGAAATGCGCGTTCCTCGAAGCGGATGGCAAGATCACGATCCTGCAGAACTGA
- the proC gene encoding pyrroline-5-carboxylate reductase, which yields MKIAFIGGGNMAAALIAGLAGKVTPGAGIHVVDPSPAALEALHARHGVTTAASIDAAVTGAEVIVLAVKPQSMREAVAPLVPLLAGAAHAPLVLSIAAGIRSADLSRWLGGYGAIVRCMPNTPALIGMGISGLVASGGVTEAQRLAADQVLRAVGGTVWLDDEAKIDAVTGVSGSGPAYVFYFIEAMQQAAVELGLTAEQGIELARATFSGAAELAARSDEPVNVLRERVTSTGGTTYAALTSMEESGVKAAIVTAVKAAAARGRELGEQLGRDD from the coding sequence GCATTCATCGGCGGCGGCAACATGGCCGCCGCGCTGATCGCGGGCCTGGCGGGCAAGGTCACGCCGGGCGCCGGCATCCACGTCGTCGATCCGAGCCCGGCCGCGCTGGAAGCGCTGCATGCCCGGCATGGCGTGACGACGGCCGCGTCGATCGATGCCGCCGTGACCGGGGCGGAGGTGATCGTGCTGGCGGTGAAGCCGCAAAGCATGCGCGAAGCCGTGGCGCCGCTGGTGCCCCTGCTGGCCGGCGCGGCGCATGCGCCGCTGGTGCTGTCGATCGCGGCGGGCATCCGCAGCGCCGACCTGTCGCGCTGGCTCGGCGGCTACGGCGCGATCGTGCGCTGCATGCCGAACACGCCGGCGCTGATCGGCATGGGCATCTCCGGCCTCGTCGCGTCGGGCGGCGTGACCGAAGCGCAGCGCCTGGCGGCCGACCAGGTATTGCGGGCGGTCGGCGGCACGGTGTGGCTCGACGATGAAGCGAAGATCGACGCGGTGACCGGCGTGTCCGGCAGCGGGCCGGCCTACGTGTTCTATTTCATCGAGGCGATGCAGCAGGCCGCCGTCGAACTGGGGTTGACAGCGGAGCAGGGCATCGAGCTGGCCAGGGCCACGTTCAGCGGCGCCGCCGAGCTAGCGGCCCGTTCCGACGAACCGGTGAACGTGCTGCGCGAACGCGTCACGTCGACGGGCGGCACGACCTACGCGGCGCTGACCAGCATGGAAGAGAGCGGCGTGAAGGCCGCGATCGTCACCGCGGTGAAGGCCGCCGCCGCGCGCGGCAGGGAACTGGGCGAGCAGCTGGGCAGGGACGATTGA
- a CDS encoding hydrogen peroxide-inducible genes activator → MTLTELKYIVAVARARHFGHAAEACFVAQPTLSVAIKKLEDELGVVLFERGGAEISVTPLGAQIVAQAERVLEQTAAIKELAKQNKDPLAGQLRLGVIYTIGPYLLPPLVKTMIEKTPQMPLILQENFTVKLLELLRQGELDAAIMALPLPEHGMAMQTLYDEPFVVAMPNHHPWTRRKSIPAEDLKSETMLLLGAGHCFRDQVLEVCPEMARFSSPGNGMQRTFEGSSLETIRHMVASGIGLTVLPRASVPDMDAKDGMLQFRHFDEPQPSRRVVIVWRKSFTRKAAIDALCEAIGQIHLPGVIGVEATA, encoded by the coding sequence ATGACACTTACCGAACTCAAATACATTGTCGCCGTCGCGCGCGCCAGGCACTTCGGCCACGCCGCCGAGGCGTGTTTCGTGGCCCAGCCCACGCTGTCGGTCGCGATCAAGAAACTCGAGGACGAGCTGGGCGTCGTGCTGTTCGAGCGCGGCGGCGCCGAGATTTCCGTCACGCCGCTGGGCGCGCAGATCGTGGCCCAGGCCGAGCGCGTGCTGGAGCAGACCGCCGCGATCAAGGAGCTGGCCAAGCAGAACAAGGATCCGCTGGCCGGGCAACTCCGCCTCGGCGTCATCTACACGATCGGCCCTTACCTGCTGCCCCCGCTGGTGAAGACGATGATCGAGAAAACCCCGCAGATGCCGCTGATCCTGCAGGAGAACTTCACCGTCAAGCTGCTGGAACTGCTGCGCCAGGGCGAGCTGGACGCGGCTATCATGGCGCTGCCGCTGCCCGAACACGGCATGGCGATGCAGACGCTGTACGACGAGCCGTTCGTGGTGGCGATGCCGAACCACCACCCGTGGACCAGGCGCAAGAGCATTCCCGCCGAAGACCTGAAAAGCGAAACGATGCTGCTGCTCGGCGCCGGCCACTGCTTCCGCGACCAGGTGCTGGAGGTGTGCCCGGAGATGGCGCGTTTTTCCTCGCCCGGCAACGGCATGCAGCGCACCTTCGAGGGCTCGTCGCTGGAAACCATCCGCCACATGGTGGCCTCCGGCATCGGCCTGACGGTGCTGCCGCGCGCCTCGGTACCGGACATGGATGCAAAGGACGGCATGCTGCAGTTCCGCCATTTCGACGAACCGCAGCCGTCGCGCCGCGTGGTGATCGTCTGGCGCAAGAGCTTCACGCGCAAGGCCGCGATCGACGCGCTGTGCGAAGCCATCGGCCAGATCCACCTGCCCGGCGTGATCGGCGTCGAAGCCACTGCCTGA
- the ubiA gene encoding 4-hydroxybenzoate octaprenyltransferase, whose amino-acid sequence MHAPAPAASKLQLYFRLVRLDKPIGTVLLLWPTLSALWLASGGVPDWRLLAIFTLGTFLMRSAGCAVNDYADQDFDRHVKRTADRPITSGRVSGKEALALAAGLALVAFLLIQPLNTLVKQLSVAALVIAGTYPYFKRFFAIPQAYLGIAFGFGIPMAFAAVRNDVPAWAWVLLLGNVFWAVAYDTEYAMVDRDDDLKIGIKTSAITFGRFDVAIVMLCYGVHLAILLAAGAYFGLGIWYAAGLAVAAACAVYHWFLIRGRERAPCFAAFRHNNYLGAAVFAGIALDYALR is encoded by the coding sequence ATGCACGCGCCCGCCCCCGCCGCCAGCAAGCTCCAGTTGTATTTCCGTCTCGTACGGCTGGACAAGCCGATCGGAACCGTGCTGCTGCTGTGGCCCACCCTGTCGGCCCTGTGGCTCGCCTCAGGCGGCGTGCCCGACTGGCGCCTGCTCGCGATCTTCACCCTCGGCACGTTCCTGATGCGCTCGGCCGGCTGCGCCGTCAACGACTATGCCGACCAGGACTTCGACCGCCACGTCAAGCGTACGGCGGACCGCCCGATCACCAGCGGCCGCGTCAGCGGCAAGGAGGCGCTGGCGCTGGCCGCCGGCCTGGCGCTGGTGGCCTTCCTGCTGATCCAGCCATTGAACACGCTGGTCAAGCAACTGTCCGTGGCGGCTTTGGTCATCGCGGGCACCTACCCGTACTTCAAGCGTTTCTTCGCGATCCCCCAGGCGTACCTCGGCATTGCCTTCGGTTTCGGCATTCCGATGGCCTTCGCCGCCGTACGGAACGACGTGCCGGCCTGGGCCTGGGTGCTGCTGCTCGGGAATGTGTTCTGGGCCGTGGCGTACGACACCGAGTACGCGATGGTCGACCGCGACGACGACCTGAAGATCGGCATCAAGACCTCGGCCATCACCTTCGGCCGCTTCGACGTGGCCATCGTGATGCTGTGCTATGGCGTGCACCTGGCCATCCTGCTGGCCGCCGGCGCGTATTTCGGCCTCGGCATCTGGTACGCGGCGGGCTTGGCGGTGGCTGCCGCCTGCGCCGTGTATCACTGGTTCCTGATCCGTGGCCGCGAACGTGCGCCTTGTTTTGCCGCATTCCGCCACAATAACTACCTGGGAGCGGCCGTATTTGCCGGCATCGCGCTCGATTACGCACTGCGCTGA